The following are encoded in a window of Novosphingobium sp. ZN18A2 genomic DNA:
- the rnhA gene encoding ribonuclease HI, which yields MKHVEIFTDGACKGNPGPGGWGAILRMGEHEKEMSGSETGTTNNRMELMAAIRALQALKEPCRVTLHTDSKYVLDGITRWVFGWQKNGWKTAAKKPVKNGELWRELVDATRPHKVEWVWVKGHDGHPENERADQLASDAALAAA from the coding sequence GTGAAGCACGTGGAAATTTTCACAGATGGCGCGTGCAAGGGCAACCCCGGCCCCGGCGGCTGGGGCGCGATCCTGCGCATGGGCGAACACGAAAAGGAAATGTCCGGGTCGGAAACCGGGACGACCAACAACCGCATGGAACTGATGGCCGCCATCCGCGCGCTGCAGGCGTTGAAGGAACCGTGCCGCGTCACGCTGCACACCGACAGCAAATATGTGCTGGACGGCATTACCAGATGGGTTTTCGGCTGGCAGAAAAACGGCTGGAAGACCGCGGCGAAAAAGCCGGTCAAGAACGGCGAGCTATGGCGCGAACTGGTTGACGCGACCCGCCCGCACAAGGTCGAATGGGTATGGGTAAAAGGCCATGACGGCCACCCCGAAAACGAACGGGCCGACCAATTGGCGAGTGACGCGGCGCTTGCGGCTGCCTGA
- a CDS encoding DUF1508 domain-containing protein has protein sequence MAHRFEIRKNKKGEFVSYFVYNSETIFWTEGYTSKASAKNAIESILKNGPGAEIVDKSAE, from the coding sequence ATGGCTCACCGTTTCGAGATCCGGAAGAACAAGAAGGGCGAGTTCGTTTCGTACTTCGTCTATAACTCCGAGACGATCTTCTGGACCGAAGGTTATACCAGCAAGGCCAGCGCGAAGAACGCGATCGAATCGATCCTGAAGAATGGCCCGGGCGCAGAAATCGTCGACAAGTCGGCCGAATAA
- a CDS encoding FAD-binding oxidoreductase, whose protein sequence is MTERFDVAIVGAGMAGASLAAELAPHVSVLVLEGEDAPGYHSTGRSAAFWAETYGGPGVYPLTAASGGWLRDGGFLTRRGALNIGGTGDRHKVEALVDSFRALGAELVTVGRDELERRVPGLLPEWTCGSWEPSCADIDVAGVHAHYLAAGRRAGTVLRVRAWLDAAEREGADWRLGWRGGEALAGVLVDAAGAWADQVASVAGAWPLGIGPLRRTVAQLRTDPPARDDLPLTIGIDGDFYFKPQAGRLWLSPHDETPDIARDVAPEDIDIARTIDRLGHVVGWKVEALERKWAGLRSFAPDRLPVYGFDPVVDGFFWFAGQGGFGIQTAPAAARLGAQLLLGRDADAMTAPIDSVAYSPARFMGK, encoded by the coding sequence ATGACCGAACGTTTCGATGTCGCGATTGTCGGCGCGGGGATGGCCGGTGCCAGCCTTGCTGCCGAACTGGCCCCGCACGTGAGCGTGCTGGTGCTGGAGGGGGAGGATGCGCCCGGCTATCACTCCACCGGGCGGTCCGCTGCGTTCTGGGCGGAAACCTATGGCGGGCCGGGCGTCTATCCGCTTACCGCCGCGTCGGGCGGCTGGCTGCGCGACGGGGGTTTTCTCACCCGGCGCGGTGCGCTCAACATTGGTGGCACCGGCGACCGGCACAAGGTTGAGGCGCTGGTGGACAGCTTCCGCGCGCTGGGCGCGGAACTGGTGACGGTCGGGCGTGACGAACTGGAACGCCGCGTGCCCGGCCTCTTGCCCGAATGGACGTGCGGATCGTGGGAGCCGTCCTGCGCGGACATCGATGTGGCCGGTGTCCACGCCCATTACCTTGCCGCCGGGCGCAGGGCCGGCACCGTGCTGCGTGTGCGGGCATGGCTGGACGCGGCCGAGCGCGAGGGGGCGGACTGGCGACTGGGCTGGCGCGGCGGAGAGGCGCTGGCCGGCGTCCTGGTCGATGCGGCGGGCGCATGGGCGGACCAGGTTGCGTCGGTGGCGGGCGCGTGGCCGCTGGGCATCGGCCCCTTGCGCCGCACGGTCGCGCAGTTGCGCACCGATCCCCCGGCGCGGGACGACCTGCCGCTGACCATCGGGATAGACGGAGACTTCTATTTCAAGCCGCAGGCGGGGCGCCTGTGGCTCTCCCCGCATGACGAAACGCCGGACATCGCGCGCGACGTTGCGCCCGAGGATATCGACATCGCCCGCACGATCGACCGGTTGGGCCATGTCGTCGGCTGGAAGGTGGAGGCACTGGAACGCAAGTGGGCGGGGCTGCGCAGCTTCGCGCCCGATCGCTTGCCGGTTTATGGCTTCGATCCGGTGGTGGACGGGTTTTTCTGGTTTGCCGGGCAGGGCGGTTTCGGCATCCAGACCGCACCGGCGGCGGCCCGTCTCGGCGCGCAGCTCTTGCTGGGACGCGATGCCGATGCGATGACCGCGCCCATCGATTCAGTCGCTTATTCGCCCGCCCGTTTCATGGGAAAATAA